GTTGAAGTTGCGCCCAATGCCAATCCCCCTGTCTGTCGGTTGATGGATTATGGGAAGTTTCTGTACGAAGCGCAAAAACGCGAACGGGACGCGCGGAAATCGCAGACCAAAGTAGAAATCAAAGAGATTCGGCTGCGTCCTAAAACCGGCGAACACGACATTAACTTTAAACTGCGCGACGCCCGCCGATTTTTGCAGCGCGGGGCCAAAGTTAAGGTGCGGATTCGTTTTCGCGGGCGCGAAGTGACCCATCCCGAGGTGGCCAGGGAGTTGATGACGCGCATTGCCGAAGAATTGGGTGATGTCGCCGAAGTGGA
This genomic interval from Anaerolineae bacterium contains the following:
- the infC gene encoding translation initiation factor IF-3, producing the protein MSTKDTRRVNEDITVPEIRLIDLEGNQVGVVPTKKALAIAQEHDTDLVEVAPNANPPVCRLMDYGKFLYEAQKRERDARKSQTKVEIKEIRLRPKTGEHDINFKLRDARRFLQRGAKVKVRIRFRGREVTHPEVARELMTRIAEELGDVAEVEKLPSMEGNTMLMILTPGSE